TACCATTCCGATGAGCCAGAAAAAGTGATGGAAGGGACTGTGAAAATTGATTAAAATAAGGCCAATCCCGTAGGGACAATCCTAGGATTGTCCCTACAAAACAATGGTCAAAGGAGATTTGATGAAAACCTTCAAGATTTTTTCAATAGCCGTTCTTATAGCCTTTATGGGTTCTGTTTGTTATGCCCAGGAACTCACCAAGGACGAGGAAGTCATTCAAAAAAAACTCATTGTCAAACGCCACCAGGAAATCACGGCTGAAAACATGGCAACACTTCAAACCTTGATTACAGCCCAAACAATCATGCCCGAAGCCATGACCGGCATGGCAAACCTGCTTAAGACCTACTGTGATAGATCCAAAAACATGATGATCGCCTACGAAGGCCTCAGCCAATACAAAACCCTTCAGGATGAACTCGTCACTCTGCAAAAGGTGGAACTCGACATTCAGCAAAATCTGGAAAAATGCACCCAAAATGCCCCCCAGCTTATTCAAGCCGTCATTTCTAGCCTCCAAAAAATTGCCGCGGCCCAAAATATTACAGCCGAAGAAATGAGTAAAAAGGGGTAGATTGTAAGGGCGATTCATGAATCGCCCCTACGACCCACCCTTGCCATCTTTTCCTAGGAATGTTAGCCCCCTCTCCCGCTCTATGTTTAAAATCGGCAATATCACCATTCCCCATAGGCTTCTGATGGCCCCCATGTGCGGCATCACACACAAGGCCTTTCGTCGTGTGCTCAAACGCTTTGGGGCGGGCTATGTGGCCACCCAAATGGTTTCAGCCAAGGCACTGACCATGGGGGATAAAAAATCACGCCATCTGCTTTCCTATGATGAAAGCGAACGCCCCATTGTGTTCCAAATTTTTGGCAATGATGCCGACACCCTTGCCGAAGCCGCTAAAATAGCCCAGGACATGGGCCCCGACATCATCGACTTGAACATGGGGTGCCCTGCCAAAAAAATCGTCAACGACGGCGGAGGATCAGCCCTTCTACGCGACACACTCAAAGCCAGGGATGTTTTAAGTAAAATGAGAGCCGCCCTGCGCATTCCCTTCACTATCAAAGTCCGCGCGGGTTGGGACAAGTGCCACACTGAAACATTAGAGATCGCCAAAATAGCCGAAGAATGCGGCGTAGACGCCATCACCATGCATGCCCGCACCAAGACTCAAGGATACAAAGGTCAGGCTGATTGGAATTTGATTGGTGAATTAAAGGAACACGTAAAAATTCCCGTCATTGGCAATGGCGATATTACCCGATTCGAACAAGTAGATGAGATGATCCAAAAAACAGGTTGCGATGGCGTCATGATAGGCCGCGCAGCCATCACCGAACCCTGGTTTTTCAGGAATTATCTGGAACAAAAAGAATCCCTTCCCACCATAGAAGAAATAAAAGAGATTATTTACGACCAATATGAATCGTTCTTCGAATTTTTTGGCGTAAAAAACGGCATCAAAAACATGCGTAAACACTTGTGCGCTTATACCAAAGGGCTCCGCAATGGATCCCAATTCAGAAATAAAATCATCACCATAAGTGAATGGGAACTGTTAAAAAAGGAAATTGATGCTTTCTTCATGTAGCAATTTATTTGGTAAGGGCAATTCATGAATTGCCCTTACCCGGACATGGTGTCCGCCAAAGGACGGATCAGCCTCTGGCTGAAACTTTCCGTCGAACCATGTGCTTAAAAATACAAGAATTCTTGTCCCCTTTATAATCCTGTTGCCTCTTTTTGCCCCTCCTGCTATTGCCTAAAAAATAGGCACCCCTATGAACCTTACTTTGGAGCAATTTTTAAAGCATTTTCGCCATCCGACCGTGTTTGTGACCAACCCCCATGCGTGGGTTACAGGCAATGTCCCTTTTTTGGAACTGAGTAACACCACAAGCATGGAGGCTCCAAAAACATTTCATGCCTTTCTTCAAGACAATCCCCTTCTTGCCCAAAACATCGACAAGGTTTTCCAGACTCATGGGTCCTTTAACCTAAGAGACATCGACATTAAAGGCCCCTTCAAACGCATCCATCCCATGGATGTCGAAATTTTTTTCGCCACAGACGACAAGATCGAACTCACCTGTCTTATTTTTTATGATAGAACCTTAGGTGAGAAATTTGAAGAACACAAAAAGCGCATCGACCAAATAAACACCCTCACCACCATTGCCTCAGGCCTGGCACACGAAATCAAAAACCCGTTAGCCGGTATTAAAGCCGCCAGTCAGATGCTCTCCAAAACACTTAAAAACAGGGATTCCCGTGAATATGCCGAAATCATTTTAAAGGAAACCATTCGTGTCAATCGCCTCATTTCCGATTTGATGAACTTGACCAAGCCTCGCAAACTGTTAAAAAAGAAATGCAACATCAACCAGATTTTGCATCAGATTCTGGTCCTCCAAAAAGAGGCGGCCCCCTCCTTTGTAAAATGGCATGAAAATTTTGACCCAAGCCTGCCGGCCATTAAGGCAGACCCTGAAGCCTTGTCCCAGGTTTTTCTCAACCTGATTCAAAATGCCTGGCAGTCACTTGCCAAAAAAGGATTTGTTAAAGTGCAAACACGTTTTGTGACCGATTTCAGGCTGAAACAAAAAAATAAAACCCGGCAAGTCATTGGGGTGACTATTGAAGATACGGGGGTGGGACTTAGCCTCGAACAGGTTCAGCAGATTTTTTTGCCTTTTTTTACCACCAAACCCGAAGGAACGGGCTTGGGGCTTACCCTGTGCCATCAGCTTATTGAAAAACATGGGGGAGATATTCAGGTAACAAGCGTACCGGGAAGCGGAAGTATCTTTTCGGTGTATTTGCCGGTGTAACCAAACAGTCCCTTCGATCCCTCGACTTCGCTCGGGAACCACTCCACTTTAGGGACCTCTTGAGCGGTCATTGAGCGGAGTCGAAATGATCAAACTTATGCCAACCATCCTTATCGCCGACGATGAATTAAGTATTCGCACCATTCTTTCAAAAGCTTTGAAGGGCAAAGGCTTTGACGTGATCAAAGCCGAAGAAGGCGTGCAAGCTTTGGGCTTTCTCAAAAGCCAGCCCATCGACGTGGCCATCATCGACATTCGCATGCCCGGGAAAACGGGGTTGGAAATTTTAAATGCCAAGGGGGATTTCCCCTCCCAACCTGCCATCTTCATCATGACCGCACAAGACACGATGGAAAACGCGATTGAAGCCATGAAGCGCGGCGCCTTCGACTACATCACCAAGCCTTTTGACATCGAGGAAGTCTTTCTCCTTGTGGATCGTGCGTTGGAAACGCGTGAGCTTAAATCCACGGTGGAAATTTTAAAACGCCAAGGCAAGCCAACTCCCGGAACCTTGATCGGCAAATCCAAAAGCATCCGCGACATCCACAAGATGATCGGCCGCGTCGCCAATCAGGATGTGACCGTCCTCATTCAGGGAGAAAGCGGAACGGGAAAAGAACTCGTCGCCCAAGCCATCCACCACAGCGGTAACCGCGCGGCCAAACCCTTTGTGGCCGTGAACTGCTCGGCCATCCCCGCAAATTTGCTTGAAAGCGAACTCTTCGGCGCCAAGAAAGGCGCTTATACCGATGCCACTTCAGATAAAACGGGATTTTTTGAGCAAGCCAATGGTGGCACTTTGTTCCTTGACGAAATTGGCGACATGCCCTTTGGGCTGCAATCCAAGCTGCTGCGCGTTCTCCAGGAAAAAGAAGTGCAGCGCCTGGGGGAGGCCAAAACCATTTCCCTGGATGTTCGTGTGATTGCAGCAAGCAATCAAGATTTGGCGGCAAAGGTGAAGAACAAAGAATTTCGGGAAGATCTCTTCTTCCGTTTGAATGTCGTCCCCATCGAATTGCCCCCCTTGCGCGAAAGGAAAAATGACATTCCTCTTTTAGTCGAACATTTCATGAACCAGAATGCTGAACATTTTGGAGGCGCACCCAAAAAACTTTCCACATCGGCTCTCGAAATTTTAGTCAACCGCAATTGGCCCGGCAATGTGCGTGAGCTGGAAAACTTCCTCAAACGCGTAACCGTATTGACTACTGCGGGCACGCTCGAAGCCATCCACTTGAAAGCGCTGGATCAGGGAAGCCCGATCACTTCCTTCAAAGAAATCGCCCCGGATCAGCTCGAGACCTTGATTTCAGAATCTTTGCAAAAAATGGTGGGCGAAAAACCCAACGCCCTCTACGACCGCTTCCTGCCTCTGATGGAACGTCCGCTCATCCGCCAAGCCTTGGCCAAAGCAAAGGAAAACCAAATACAAGCCGCGAAGATCTTGGGGATTAATCGGAATACGCTCCGGAAAAAGATCAAGGAGTTGAAAATTGACCGAAGGAAAAAATAAAATCCAAGGCCTTTACACCTTCGCAGACACGACCTATTGCCCGCATCTCACGCACGCAGAACTCGCCCGTCAACTTTTGAAGGGCGGCGCCAAAATCATCCAACTTCGGATCAAAAACAAATCCATTTCAGAGATTACCCGCATCGCCAAAGAAATCATGGCACTTAAAAAAGAACATGGCTTCACCTTCATCGTCAATGATAACCCCCAAATCTGCGCCGATGTAGATGCCGATGGAGTTCATGTGGGGCAGGAGGATATTCCTGTTTCTCAAGCAAGAAAAATTGTCGGGCCAAATAAAATCATTGGCCTTTCAACCCACTCGCTTGACCAAGCAAGAGCTGCCCAGAATGAAGATGTAAACTACATCGGGTTGGGCGGCATTTTTCCCACACAAACAAAACCTGCAGGACACCCTGTTTTGGGAGTTGGGATCTTAAAGAAAGTGGTGGACCTCAGTCGTGTTCCCGTTGTGGCCATTGGGGGAATTAATCGAACTAATGTGAAAGATATAGTGGCGACGGGCGCAGCCTCGTTTGCCATTGTATCGGCGATCAATGCTGCTGATGATATAAAGTTAGAAACAAATATTTTTACGACTGCGCAAACCGGATCAAGCTTTTAAAATCTCCGCTATCCGCTTTTTGAAGCGCGGCAATATAAAGTTTTCGATCAGGCGTTTTTTTAAAAAGATTCCCCGAACCCCAGGTAAGCGTTTTTTCACCGACTTCCCGCACAAAAATATCCGCCACCAACCTTGCGTGGCGCCCGTTCCCATTGGGGAAGGGATGGATGAAAACCAAACGATGATGCAACCTCACGGCCATTTCGATGGGTGGATAAGTGCCGTTTTCTTTCCAATAAGAAAAATTGTCGCAAAGTTTTTTTACTTCTTCTGGGATCTTCCACCAATCCACACCGAGATTCTTGTCGGATTTGCGGTATTGCCCGGCCCACCGCCACGTGTGATCAAACATATCCTTGTGAATGCGTTTCAGGAATTCAGGATTCCCCAAGGGAAAGTGGAGACGCCGACCTTGAAGATATTTTTTCTGCGCTTCTAAAATATTCTGGGACTCAAATTGGTTGAGTTCTGAGATGAGTTGAATATGTCCCGGGATAAGATCTTTCAACTCATCGGCATCAAGGGGCGTTTGTCCTGAAAGGGTTTGGTTGTCATCAAAAATCACATTTCCTCCCAAAGGCGTTTATCAGGGTGCCTCATCAATTCGTGGGTGAGCTCTTGGATTTGTTCTTCTTGAAATTGCTTAGACGTGCCTTGAGCTTCCAAATTCATCTGCTGTAAATTTTTAAGGACAAGGCGTGTCGCCACTTGTCGCGCCTTTTCCTGTAAAACTTTTTCCAAGGAACGCTCCGGTACCAGGACAATAAAAGCACGACACCCAAGAACCTTGGCCGCACGATCCAGGGTGGATAAGGTGATGGTCCTATTCTTTTCAGACACTTCCATCATTCTTGCCACATTCACACTCACTTCCAACCTCTTGGCCAATTGAGTAAGACTCATCCCTAAGCTCTTACGCAGGGTGCGAATCCATCCATCCCGTGGAGAATCAAGCAAAACAGACCGAAGTTCCTGAAATTTGCTTTCCATTTGCTGAAAAAGAAGACGTGAAGATCTCATGCCTAATTTTTAATCTTATAAGATTAATTTGTCAATATAAATATAATCTTATAAGATTATATTATAAATCATAAATTAATCTTATAAGATTAAAAATAATAGCACAAAAACAAGCAAAACATTTTTCTTTGCACTTAAACTATTTACCACTATAAAGACCTCCTTGTATGTTTGCCTTGGCCCGTAAAATTTTTGGAACCAAAAACGACCGCGAAATCAAGGCTCTCAAGCCACTAGTGGCTGAAATCAATTCCCTCGAACCTGCCATTTCAAACTTATCCGATGAAGCCTTGCGTGATAAAACAACCCAGTTCAAACAAAAACTCGAACAAGGGCATACCCTCGACGATATTTTACCCGAAGCCTTTGCCGTTGTTCGCGAAGCGGGCAAGCGCACCCTGAATATGCGCCATTTTGATGTGCAATTAATTGGCGGCGTCATGTTGCACAAGGGACGCATTGCTGAAATGCGCACCGGTGAAGGTAAAACACTGGTGGCCACCCTTCCCGTTTATTTAAATGCCCTCGAAGGTAAGGGGGTACATGTCATTACCGTCAACGACTATTTGGCCCGGCGTGATTCTGAATGGATGGGGCGGATTTATAAATTTTTGGGGCTGTCCGTGGGGGTAATTGTCCATGGGTTAAATGACGAACAACGCCAGGCCGCTTACCAAAATGACATTACTTACGGCACCAACAACGAGTTTGGTTTTGATTTTTTGCGCGACAACATGAAGTTTAATGTTGAGTCGATGGTTCAACGCGAATTGAATTTTGCCATTGTCGACGAAGTGGACAGCATCCTGATTGATGAAGCACGCACGCCGCTTATCATTTCGGGCCCCGCTGAAGAATCAACCGACAAATATGTCCGCATCAACGCCATCATTCCCGGGCTTGAAGCAAATAAGCATTACCAAATTGATGAAAAAAGCCGCACGGTGGTTCTTACCGAGGAAGGCGTCATTGAAGTTGAAAAAAGGCTGAACATCGAAAATCTCTTTGACATGCGCCATATTGATATTCTTCACCATGTCAACCAGGCGCTCCGGGCTCACACTCTTTACAAACGCGATGTCGAATATGTGGTTAAAGACGGCAAGGTTCTCATTGTGGATGAATTCACCGGACGCCTTATGCCGGGCAGACGTTGGTCCGACGGCTTGCATCAGGCCGTTGAAGCCAAGGAACGCGTGCGCATTGAAAACGAAAACCAGACACTGGCCTCCATCACGTTCCAGAATTATTTCCGCATGTATAAAAAACTCTCCGGGATGACGGGCACAGCCGACACCGAAGCTGCGGAATTTTCAAAAATTTACAATCTGGATGTCACGGTTATTCCCACAAACCGTTCCAATATTCGCGAAGACTACAATGATGTCATCTATAAAAACCAAAATGCCAAATTCAAGGCCGTTGTCGAAGAAATAAAAACGCTGCACGATAAAGGCCGCCCCATTTTGGTGGGAACCATTGCCATCGAAAAATCTGAAATTTTATCCGACATGCTCAAACGCCGTGGGGTCCCCCACAATGTCTTGAATGCCAAACACCATGAACGCGAAGCTGAAATTGTAGCTCAGGCCGGACGTTTTGAGGCTGTCACGGTTTCCACCAACATGGCCGGTCGTGGTACGGACATCATGCTGGGAGGGAACCCGGAATTTTTGGCCCGCGATGCCGTGGGTAAAGACGGCCCCGAAGAAGAATACCTCAAGAATCTCGAAAAATTTTCACAGGAATGCAAACAAGAACGGGACAAAGTAATCCAGACCGGCGGGCTTTACATTATTGGTACGGAACGCCACGAGTCGCGCCGCATTGACAACCAGTTGCGCGGTCGTGCGGGTCGTCAGGGGGACCCTGGGGCCACCCGCTTTTACATCGCCCTTGATGACGACCTTATGCGCATCTTTGGTTCGGACCGTTTGTCCAATGTGATGGGCAAGCTTGGCATGGGAGAAGATGAAACCATTGAACACCCATGGATCACGCGTGCCATCGAAACGGCCCAAAAGAAAGTGGAAGCCCACAATTTTGAAATCCGCAAAAATGTTCTTGAATATGATGATGTGATGAACCAACAGCGCACCACGGTTTATGCCAAACGAAAATCCATTTTGCAGGGAGAAAATCTCAAAGATACCGTGCTTGATATCATTGATGTCATCGCCACCTCCATTTCGGAAGAATTTGACCCCAAGGGGCGCCAGGAATTCAACCTGAAAGGATTGCAGGAAAAAGTGTTGCAGCAATTTGGTTTTAAACTTGAATTAAGCGAAGACAAAATGGCCAGTAACGATGCCATTGGACAAAAAATTTATAATGAGGCCATCAAAATTTACGAACAAAAGGAAACTGAGTACGGCAGTTCCATTTTAAGACAGGTCGAAAAGTTCATCTTCCTTCAAAGCCTTGACACCCTGTGGAAAGATCATCTTTTGGGCATGGATCATTTGCGGGAAGGAATCGGGCTTCGCGGTTATGGCCAAAAAGACCCTCGCATGGAATACAAAAAAGAGGGTTTTGCCGCCTTTCAGGCCATGATGATGCGTTTTGAAGAAGATAGCCTGGAAAAACTCATGCGCGTTCAGATAAAACAGGGCGAAGAAATCCCCGCGCAAAGAAGAACCATGGCCCCCATGCAAATGCAACATGCTTCTGCACCCAATCCCGTGGGGCCCGTAGGGGCGGGTTTCAAACCCGCCCAACCGAGCCAGCCCGCAAAGGTGCAAACGGTGACGCGCGACGTCCCCAAAGTGGGAAGAAATGACCCATGCTCGTGTGGAAGCGGAAAAAAATACAAGAAATGCCATGGGGCGTGAGATGAACCCCTCTCCCTAACCCTCTTCCACAAGGGGAGAGGGGATTATTCCCCCCTCCCTTGTCCCGCGTAGCGGGATTCCGGTACGCGGAAAGGGGAGGGGGTGAGGGGGAGGGTGATACCGGAACCAACATGAAACCAAAAAAAAACACCATCCCCGGTTTTCAATTCGCCGGCTTCCATTGCGGCATCAAGGATGACATCCGCAAAAAAGACATCGCGTTCATTTATTCGGAAGAGCCCAATACCCTTGTGGATGGCGTCTTCACCACCAATAAAGTTTTCGCCGCTCCCGTCACGGTGTGCCGCGATGTCGTTAAAAAGGGAATCGGCCGGCTCATCGTCATCAACAGCGGGGTGGCCAATGCCTGCACGGGAATGAAAGGAATGCAAGACGCCCTCCAAACCCAAAAAGTGGCGGCGAAGGAATATGCATTAAACCCCAATGAAGTGCTCGTCTGTTCCACCGGGAAAATCGGCGACACTCTTCCCATGTCCACCCTGATCAAGGGCATTCGACGTTCCAAAAATGAAATGGGGAAAAATTATTTCATGGATGCCGTCCGCGGCATCATGACTACAGACCAATACCCAAAATATGCCACCGCCACGGGAACTATCAGTGGGAAAAAATATACGATCGCCGTCCTTGCCAAAGGCGCCGGCATGCTCTGCCCCAACATGGCCACGATGCTAGCCTACGTGGTGACCGATCTTCGATTTGACCGCAAAACCTTAAAAACAATCTTTAGAAACGCAGTCGATAAAACCTTAAACCGCATCACGGTGGATGGAGATACGTCGACCAATGATACCGTTCTCATCCTCGCCAATGGGCGCGCTGGTAACAAAACCTTCTCCGTCACAAGTCGCGAAGGCAAACAAGTCGAGACCCAACTCACCGCTCTTTTAGAAGACATGGCTAGAAAAATTACGCTGGATGGAGAAGGCGCCACCAAATGCTGCCGTGTTGAAATTAAAGGCGCAAAAAACGAATCCGAAGCCAAAAAAATCGCCTACGCCATCGGAAACTCCCCCCTCGTGAAAACAGCCCTTTTTGGATGTGATCCGAACTGGGGGCGCATCATGGCTGCGGTGGGATATTCAGGAGCTTCCATCGTTCAAGAAAAATTAAATGTGTGGATTGGCTCGCATCAAGTGGTCAAAAACGGCAGTGGAGTCAAACGAAAAAGTATGGATGCTCTAAATACCTATATGAAAAAACGGGATATGGATATTAAAGTTGATTGCCACATGGGCCGCGGAGAATTCTTCATTTTCATGTCGGACCTTACCTACGACTACATTCATTTGAATGCGGAGTATCATACTTAAAAACCCCCAGCCCATCACGCTCATCCCTTGAATTACGAGTGATGCATCAGGGAGTTCCGGGCGAAACAGCCAACCGAAACCCGAAATCGTTGCCACGATAATCGGGAAGGTCGAGGTTGCGAAACGCCGCGCGCAAGACGCCCGGATCAACACTGTACAAGGAACCACCGCGAAGAACACGCCATTGGCCTAAAACGGGTCCTGTTGGATACTCAAGAACCTTGCCATTTCTTACCATCTCATAGGCCCCATACCAATCGGCTGTCCATTCCCAGACATTGCCAGCCATGTCGAACAATTTTTCATCAAGGTAGGGTTTCAACTCTTCAGGAATTCCGCTCAAGGTTGCAGCTCCGTACAAAATCCCGGGTTTGCTCCCCACTGGGGCTGTTGCCTCTGCATCATAATGCGCTAATTCGTGGCTCAATTCCCCGGTAGAAGTTCCCCATTCAAAAGTCCCTTCAGGACCTCTAGCTGCCCCCTCCCATTCAGCTTCCGTCGGCAACCGAAACACGCCCAAACCCAAACGGGCACGTTCTGCAATCGTTTGTTGATTCAACCAAAGACTATAAGCCAAGCTCCCATAATGGCTGACATAAACGGCAGGGTGTTTGTCTATGGCAAATTCCTCTCCTTTATCGCGCAAAGTTTTGATCCAATCCTCGCGACGGGGGCTAACTCCACCACCTCGTGACTAAGCATTAAATCCGAAAATTCAATGGAAAGAGGAACTGTTTCTAAATCATCTGCATTCGTTCCAATCTCATAGATATGGGCCTGACCTGTTCTTGTGTCAGTCGCTAATCTTCCCAAAAGAGGTTGATCACCCAAGGAGCGAGCATAATCTGCAACCGTGGTCGGGTGACTGGCCAAGAACACGTCTTTGACACGGACTTGTTGCTTGGGTGCATCCTTAAAGCCGTTATAACCACGGGGTATAAATCCTCCCTGGCACATGAACCATACGCGGTATGAACTTGCTGTGGGGTCTTAAGCCCATTGTTGGCATAGCCATAAAAAAACCTTCTGATAATAAGTTGATGCTCCTTTATCGCATGGGACTTAAAATAGTTACGTGATTTTATATATTTTTTGATTGCCATTAGATATCAAATTTGATATCTAACAAATATCATGATTCAGCAACCCTGGTTAGGAGACTCTCATTGGGAAAAAAAGGATCCTAAGTTAAGACAACTTGAGGAAAATCCTCTTCGCCTTCCCCATTTGGATGAGGTTCTCAAAAAAATCCCCTTGGAAGAAGGAATTTTTAGCATCCTGGGTCCCCGCCAAGTGGGGAAAAGCACGCTCATCCACCTGCTAGCTAAAAAAGCACTTTTAAAATTCCTTCCCCAAAATCTTATACTGATCGAGGGGGATGCTCTCGAGTCTTGGAGAGAGCTTCTTTCCATAGTGACTGATTTCGTCGAACGAGAAAAAAAGAGCACGGTTTTTGTTTTTATCGATGAAATTACAAGCATTCCTGAATGGCCACGAGCTGTTAAATTATTGGCTGACAGAGGTCACCTTAAGTCTGTCTGCTTTGTTTATACGGGTTCGTCGATGGTTTCTCTTAAAGAAGCCGGTGAATTGTTTCCCGGTCGCAGGGGCAGGCATTCCCAAACCAGTTTTGAAGTACTCCCCGCATCTTATCGTTTACTCAAAGACCACCTGACCTTGGATGAATATTTCATCGTTGGTGGATTTCCCTGGGCTATCAATGAATACTTAAGGCTTAAGGTGGTTCCCGATTATGTGGGTGAAATTTACTGGAGCTGGATCAAAGGTGAATTTCTCAAACGGGGGAAATCCGATCTCATTTTAAAACACATGGTTCAAGCCATGGGAAAACGCGTCCAAACCGGTTTTTCGCAACATACCCTAGCGCAAGAAATGGGGATTACTT
This window of the Deltaproteobacteria bacterium GWA2_45_12 genome carries:
- a CDS encoding tRNA dihydrouridine synthase DusB: MFKIGNITIPHRLLMAPMCGITHKAFRRVLKRFGAGYVATQMVSAKALTMGDKKSRHLLSYDESERPIVFQIFGNDADTLAEAAKIAQDMGPDIIDLNMGCPAKKIVNDGGGSALLRDTLKARDVLSKMRAALRIPFTIKVRAGWDKCHTETLEIAKIAEECGVDAITMHARTKTQGYKGQADWNLIGELKEHVKIPVIGNGDITRFEQVDEMIQKTGCDGVMIGRAAITEPWFFRNYLEQKESLPTIEEIKEIIYDQYESFFEFFGVKNGIKNMRKHLCAYTKGLRNGSQFRNKIITISEWELLKKEIDAFFM
- a CDS encoding thiamine-phosphate diphosphorylase yields the protein MQGLYTFADTTYCPHLTHAELARQLLKGGAKIIQLRIKNKSISEITRIAKEIMALKKEHGFTFIVNDNPQICADVDADGVHVGQEDIPVSQARKIVGPNKIIGLSTHSLDQARAAQNEDVNYIGLGGIFPTQTKPAGHPVLGVGILKKVVDLSRVPVVAIGGINRTNVKDIVATGAASFAIVSAINAADDIKLETNIFTTAQTGSSF
- a CDS encoding preprotein translocase subunit SecA — protein: MFALARKIFGTKNDREIKALKPLVAEINSLEPAISNLSDEALRDKTTQFKQKLEQGHTLDDILPEAFAVVREAGKRTLNMRHFDVQLIGGVMLHKGRIAEMRTGEGKTLVATLPVYLNALEGKGVHVITVNDYLARRDSEWMGRIYKFLGLSVGVIVHGLNDEQRQAAYQNDITYGTNNEFGFDFLRDNMKFNVESMVQRELNFAIVDEVDSILIDEARTPLIISGPAEESTDKYVRINAIIPGLEANKHYQIDEKSRTVVLTEEGVIEVEKRLNIENLFDMRHIDILHHVNQALRAHTLYKRDVEYVVKDGKVLIVDEFTGRLMPGRRWSDGLHQAVEAKERVRIENENQTLASITFQNYFRMYKKLSGMTGTADTEAAEFSKIYNLDVTVIPTNRSNIREDYNDVIYKNQNAKFKAVVEEIKTLHDKGRPILVGTIAIEKSEILSDMLKRRGVPHNVLNAKHHEREAEIVAQAGRFEAVTVSTNMAGRGTDIMLGGNPEFLARDAVGKDGPEEEYLKNLEKFSQECKQERDKVIQTGGLYIIGTERHESRRIDNQLRGRAGRQGDPGATRFYIALDDDLMRIFGSDRLSNVMGKLGMGEDETIEHPWITRAIETAQKKVEAHNFEIRKNVLEYDDVMNQQRTTVYAKRKSILQGENLKDTVLDIIDVIATSISEEFDPKGRQEFNLKGLQEKVLQQFGFKLELSEDKMASNDAIGQKIYNEAIKIYEQKETEYGSSILRQVEKFIFLQSLDTLWKDHLLGMDHLREGIGLRGYGQKDPRMEYKKEGFAAFQAMMMRFEEDSLEKLMRVQIKQGEEIPAQRRTMAPMQMQHASAPNPVGPVGAGFKPAQPSQPAKVQTVTRDVPKVGRNDPCSCGSGKKYKKCHGA
- a CDS encoding bifunctional ornithine acetyltransferase/N-acetylglutamate synthase; its protein translation is MKPKKNTIPGFQFAGFHCGIKDDIRKKDIAFIYSEEPNTLVDGVFTTNKVFAAPVTVCRDVVKKGIGRLIVINSGVANACTGMKGMQDALQTQKVAAKEYALNPNEVLVCSTGKIGDTLPMSTLIKGIRRSKNEMGKNYFMDAVRGIMTTDQYPKYATATGTISGKKYTIAVLAKGAGMLCPNMATMLAYVVTDLRFDRKTLKTIFRNAVDKTLNRITVDGDTSTNDTVLILANGRAGNKTFSVTSREGKQVETQLTALLEDMARKITLDGEGATKCCRVEIKGAKNESEAKKIAYAIGNSPLVKTALFGCDPNWGRIMAAVGYSGASIVQEKLNVWIGSHQVVKNGSGVKRKSMDALNTYMKKRDMDIKVDCHMGRGEFFIFMSDLTYDYIHLNAEYHT